A single region of the Nicotiana sylvestris chromosome 6, ASM39365v2, whole genome shotgun sequence genome encodes:
- the LOC138870527 gene encoding uncharacterized protein gives MGDEKEEKIDHTHLLFVYLSDTPCSILITIEKLAMRLSYLGSRTHLVWKYLQERFDKVNRVRIFQLHREIATISQGTDSVAAYFTKLKELWAEYDALVLSPGCDFPKSRDYIEHLHHQRLLQFLSELNESYEQAYAMIIEDESQRSNPFPALTGKADPMAMQENCYKLNGYPSDFKGKKKYAANSVTKNAELDKRPEGMEGGNSSEPPKFGSYFTEDQYKQILGMLNKETTNPQANKTGITIWLMADVCSGEWIIDSGASHHITAYLNMLRTHTKLDSFNKDEVNLPNIEKAKITHMEIADFLDKMQDLYNGRVRGIGREEGGLYILKSDVIVVLKHFLSFVKTQFAAVLKIIRTNNGTEFFNQHYNALLDSYGILHQRSCVYTPQQNGIVERKHRHILDIARALKFQACIPARY, from the exons ATGGGAgatgagaaagaagaaaaaattgaTCACACTCATCTACTCTTTGTATATCTTTCAGACACTCCTTGCTCGATTTTGATTACG ATTGAGAAACTTGCAATGCGATTGTCTTATCTTGGATCACGAACACATCTGGTTTGGAAATATCTACAGGAGCGTTTTGATAAGGTGAATCGAGTGCGTATCTTTCAGTTACACAGAGAAATTGCCACAATTTCACAAGGAACTGATTCAGTTGCAGCATATTTCACCAAACTGAAGGAGTTATGGGCAGAGTATGATGCCCTAGTGCTTTCACCAGGCTGTGACTTCCCAAAATCGAGAGATTACATTGAGCATCTGCATCATCAGAGGTTACTTCAATTCCTTAGTGAACTTAATGAGTCATATGAGCAG GCATATGCTATGATTATCGAGGATGAAAGTCAAAGATCCAATCCGTTTCCAGCACTGACAGGGAAGGCAGATCCAATGGCTATGCAG GAAAATTGCTACAAATTGAATGGTTATCCAAGTGACTTCAAGGGAAAGAAGAAGTACGCAGCTAACAGTGTGACTAAAAATGCTGAATTGGACAAAAGGCCAGAGGGAATGGAAGGAGGAAACAGTTCTGAGCCACCAAAGTTTGGTTCCTACTTTACAGAGGATCAATACAAGCAGATTCTGGGGATGTTGAACAAGGAAACCACTAATCCACAAGCAAACAAGACAGGTATCACTATATGGTTAATGGCTGATGTGTGTTCTGGAGAATGGATCATAGATTCAGGTGCTTCACATCATATTACTGCATATTTAAATATGCTTAGAACTCACACTAAGTTAGACTCATTTAACAAGGATGAAGTGAATTTGCCTAATATAGAAAAGGCTAAAATAACTCATATGGAAATAGCAGATTTCTTAGACAAGATGCAG GATCTTTACAATGGCAGGGTGAGGGGGATTGGTAGAGAAGAAGGTGGCCTATACATT CTAAAAAGTGATGTGATTGTTGTGTTGAAgcatttcctttcttttgttaaaactcaGTTTGCTGCAGTCCTAAAGATAATTAGGACAAACAATGGGACAGAATTCTTTAATCAACATTATAATGCATTGCTTGACTCCTATGGGATATTACATCAAAGGAGTTGTGTAtacactccacaacaaaatggtatcGTAGAAAGAAAACATAGGCACATATTGGACATAGCTAGAGCATTGAAGTTTCAGGCTTGCATACCAGCTAGATATTGA